Proteins from a genomic interval of uncultured Methanocorpusculum sp.:
- a CDS encoding methyltransferase → MSEKVVQWCVRIPVREGEEGRRKLIAEGKADRSLRPYVEDGHLLIPVLEKTDLQAEFSTAGIREELPRHEQIGGIVVLQEEDIVGAEKILAARPSAHTALFATSPVEGEFRTKTFRVLAGDNTTETMYHEYGHRMIIDLTAAYFSARLSNERQRILSSMKEGEIILDMFAGVGPFPVMLAGKAKLVVANDINPSAVYLLQKNIRLNHLHNVVPILGDAMNLPDMLDSLKFDRIIMNLPFAAYGFLAGAAKLVAKGAVIHLYSLVEKEGEHNDDIQRAFPQAKITERFLRSYSPTSWHAVYDIEVNDEM, encoded by the coding sequence ATGAGTGAAAAAGTCGTGCAGTGGTGCGTGCGAATCCCTGTCCGCGAAGGGGAAGAAGGGCGCAGGAAACTGATTGCCGAAGGAAAAGCAGACCGAAGCCTTCGACCGTACGTCGAGGATGGCCATCTGCTTATCCCCGTTCTGGAAAAGACGGACCTTCAGGCAGAGTTTTCCACCGCAGGCATACGTGAAGAACTTCCCCGCCATGAACAGATCGGCGGGATCGTCGTTCTTCAGGAGGAGGATATCGTCGGAGCGGAAAAGATTCTCGCGGCGAGGCCTTCAGCCCACACGGCCCTTTTTGCCACCTCACCAGTCGAAGGAGAGTTTAGAACAAAAACGTTCAGAGTTCTTGCGGGAGATAACACAACCGAGACAATGTATCATGAGTACGGCCACAGAATGATCATCGATCTAACCGCCGCATACTTTTCGGCAAGACTATCGAATGAACGCCAGAGAATTCTTTCATCCATGAAAGAGGGAGAAATAATTCTAGATATGTTCGCCGGCGTTGGCCCATTCCCCGTGATGCTCGCTGGAAAGGCGAAGCTTGTCGTTGCAAACGATATAAACCCATCGGCAGTTTATCTTCTTCAGAAAAATATCAGGTTAAACCATCTGCATAACGTAGTTCCGATTCTCGGAGATGCGATGAATCTTCCGGATATGCTCGATTCGCTGAAGTTTGACCGCATAATCATGAACCTGCCCTTCGCAGCATACGGATTTTTAGCAGGAGCAGCCAAACTTGTGGCGAAGGGCGCAGTTATCCATCTTTACTCGCTTGTCGAAAAAGAAGGAGAACACAATGACGACATCCAGCGTGCTTTTCCACAGGCGAAAATCACCGAACGATTCCTTCGATCCTATTCGCCGACCAGCTGGCATGCCGTGTATGACATAGAGGTAAACGATGAAATGTAA
- a CDS encoding 3-dehydroquinate synthase II, which translates to MTIQLPPILIRADHLQTYDERKAIVASALESGYTHIILRPEDEALRHLGRYTAILAEGKNLMYSGQRIGVLLNLTGAEEMEEAYSLKNAVPNLIISPENWKVILLENLISRFQNTETSVYICVKTPEEARLAFQTMEVGCDGIVITPDGPADLAAFSGIRTDEYPIVDLETAVVTKISTLSLGDRVCIDTCSLLEQGEGMLIGSQSSCLFLVCSESFESEYVNSRPFRVNAGAVHSYILCPDGTTKYLSEIASGAELLSRMPDGSLRTVNVGRVKIEIRPMLYIEAKAGGKTYSVVLQNAETIRLGTPSGAVSVSDLSIGDLVYVRLESGGRHFGHTMAETICEK; encoded by the coding sequence ATGACAATCCAACTCCCTCCAATCCTGATTCGTGCCGACCACCTACAGACCTATGACGAACGAAAGGCAATTGTCGCCTCAGCTCTTGAATCCGGGTATACCCATATTATTCTAAGACCCGAAGACGAGGCTCTTCGTCATCTCGGCAGATATACAGCAATACTAGCCGAAGGCAAAAATCTCATGTATTCCGGGCAACGCATCGGCGTTCTCCTGAATCTGACCGGTGCCGAGGAGATGGAGGAGGCGTATAGCCTGAAGAATGCCGTTCCAAATCTTATCATCTCCCCCGAAAACTGGAAGGTCATCCTTCTTGAAAATCTCATCTCCAGGTTCCAGAATACCGAGACGAGTGTATATATTTGCGTGAAGACCCCTGAAGAAGCCCGTCTCGCTTTCCAAACAATGGAAGTGGGATGCGACGGGATCGTCATCACGCCGGATGGTCCGGCCGATCTTGCCGCATTTTCCGGAATCAGAACTGATGAATATCCGATAGTCGATCTTGAAACCGCAGTGGTCACGAAGATTTCCACGCTCTCCTTAGGGGACCGTGTTTGTATCGATACGTGCTCGCTTCTTGAGCAGGGCGAAGGCATGCTTATTGGTTCTCAGTCCTCCTGTCTTTTCCTCGTCTGCTCGGAAAGTTTCGAAAGCGAGTACGTAAACTCGCGACCTTTCCGCGTAAATGCCGGGGCAGTGCATTCGTATATTCTCTGCCCTGACGGTACGACGAAATATCTTTCAGAGATCGCGAGCGGGGCAGAACTGCTTTCCAGAATGCCGGACGGCAGCCTGCGGACCGTGAATGTCGGCAGAGTAAAAATCGAGATCCGCCCCATGCTCTATATCGAGGCAAAGGCTGGAGGGAAGACGTACTCCGTCGTTCTCCAGAATGCCGAGACCATACGCCTTGGAACGCCCTCGGGAGCGGTTTCCGTTTCGGATCTCTCGATCGGCGATCTGGTTTATGTCAGACTTGAAAGCGGCGGCCGCCACTTCGGACATACGATGGCGGAGACAATCTGCGAAAAATGA
- a CDS encoding 2-amino-3,7-dideoxy-D-threo-hept-6-ulosonate synthase: MERIIDRNSSRAVIVPLDHGISMGPIPGLTDMRDTINKISIGGATAVLMHKGMVPYGHRTSGKDIGLIVHLSAGTGLGTDPNSKVIVTTVEEAITLGADAVSIHINLGADTEPEMICNAGEISRKCQQWGMPLLAMVYPRGKNIKDSFDVDALKTCARVAAELGADLVKTSYTGDIDTFREVVRGAQIPVVIAGGPKMGSDLEMLQMVRDSLDAGGKGVSIGRNIFQHNDIIGITSAVSDIVLRDASVEEAAKHLTR; encoded by the coding sequence ATGGAACGGATTATCGACCGAAATTCCAGTCGTGCCGTAATTGTACCATTGGATCACGGCATTTCGATGGGCCCTATACCTGGACTCACCGATATGCGTGACACCATAAATAAAATCTCGATTGGCGGAGCAACGGCCGTCCTTATGCACAAAGGGATGGTTCCCTACGGTCATCGGACATCCGGAAAAGATATCGGTTTGATCGTCCACCTTTCCGCAGGTACCGGTCTTGGAACCGATCCTAACTCCAAGGTCATCGTTACGACCGTCGAGGAGGCAATCACGCTTGGAGCGGATGCCGTATCCATTCACATCAATTTGGGAGCTGATACCGAACCCGAGATGATCTGCAATGCTGGAGAGATCTCCCGCAAATGCCAGCAGTGGGGCATGCCGCTTCTTGCTATGGTCTACCCGCGTGGTAAAAACATCAAAGACTCGTTCGATGTGGATGCCCTCAAAACCTGTGCCCGAGTCGCCGCCGAACTTGGTGCCGATCTCGTCAAAACCAGTTACACAGGAGATATCGATACGTTCCGTGAAGTCGTCAGGGGTGCACAGATCCCGGTCGTCATCGCCGGAGGTCCAAAGATGGGCTCTGATTTGGAAATGCTTCAGATGGTTCGCGACTCCCTTGATGCAGGAGGAAAAGGTGTTTCGATAGGAAGAAACATCTTCCAGCACAATGATATCATCGGTATAACCTCGGCTGTATCCGATATCGTATTAAGGGACGCATCCGTGGAAGAAGCAGCCAAACATCTCACCCGGTGA
- the thiM gene encoding hydroxyethylthiazole kinase translates to MQKYAQILDLVRERNPLVHQITNYVTVNDCANMTICFGASPVMSHAPEDVVDMIKIASALVLNIGTLDEKQIEGMLAAANEAQKCGIPIVLDPVGAGATPYRTQTAERFINEFPLAVIKGNAGEIGTLAGVSATVRGVDSGNISGDPKEIARSLAKEYGCTIVISGAEDIISDGKRVAGVLNGVPIMGKISGTGCMASAVCGACAAVSDSMDGCITAMTALGIAGEEAAKTAKGPGSFKPAFFDAVASLTNEQFIKSARISEYQ, encoded by the coding sequence ATGCAGAAATACGCTCAGATTCTGGACCTTGTCAGAGAGAGAAATCCCCTGGTTCATCAGATAACCAATTACGTTACCGTAAATGACTGCGCAAATATGACAATATGCTTCGGCGCTTCGCCCGTTATGTCCCACGCGCCCGAAGATGTTGTAGATATGATAAAAATAGCGAGCGCTCTAGTTCTGAATATCGGAACGCTCGATGAAAAACAGATCGAAGGAATGCTTGCCGCGGCAAACGAAGCACAGAAATGCGGGATTCCCATCGTCCTTGATCCGGTGGGGGCCGGGGCGACCCCCTACCGTACACAAACCGCGGAGAGGTTTATAAACGAATTTCCCCTCGCCGTCATCAAAGGAAATGCCGGAGAGATCGGCACCCTCGCCGGAGTCTCGGCAACGGTCCGCGGAGTTGATTCCGGAAATATATCCGGAGATCCAAAGGAGATCGCACGCAGTTTAGCAAAAGAGTACGGATGCACGATCGTCATAAGCGGGGCAGAAGATATCATAAGTGACGGGAAACGCGTCGCCGGCGTGTTGAACGGCGTTCCAATCATGGGAAAAATATCCGGCACCGGCTGTATGGCGAGCGCAGTCTGCGGAGCCTGCGCTGCAGTTTCCGATTCCATGGACGGATGCATCACCGCGATGACCGCGCTCGGCATCGCCGGAGAAGAAGCGGCGAAAACTGCTAAAGGTCCCGGCTCGTTCAAGCCGGCATTTTTCGATGCAGTCGCTTCGCTCACAAACGAACAGTTCATCAAATCTGCGAGGATTTCCGAGTATCAATGA
- the hmgA gene encoding hydroxymethylglutaryl-CoA reductase (NADPH) produces MDEYLAKIRSGDLKLYALEKSMPADDAVSLRRKYIEEETGADLSAVGTYTMPIDRVVTRNIENMIGCVQIPLGVAGPISVKGEYANGSFWLPLATTEGALVASINRGCGAITKAGGAEVRILRDGMTRAPVFAAKSVAHAAEVARWAEDNLLLLKVAAEETTNHGELIGLTTYTAGTSVFIRFEFDTKDAMGMNMATIASEAAAHLIEEETKAKLIAVSGNMCCDKKPSAINIIEGRGKTVSAGVFLSDELVSTVFKTNSATLAEVNTRKNLTGSARAASFGFNAQAANVVAAMFIACGQDPAHVVEGSNTITTVDLVEGGVYVSVTLPSLQVGTIGGGTSIAPQNANLSLLGVANGAENPGDNAKAFAEIVASGVLAGELSLLGALGAQHLGKAHRELGRGEK; encoded by the coding sequence ATGGATGAATATCTCGCAAAGATCCGCTCAGGCGATCTGAAACTTTATGCACTGGAAAAGAGTATGCCGGCAGACGATGCCGTCTCTCTTCGCCGCAAATATATCGAAGAGGAGACCGGCGCGGATCTTTCCGCTGTTGGAACCTATACGATGCCCATTGACCGCGTAGTGACCAGAAATATCGAGAATATGATCGGCTGCGTTCAGATCCCTCTTGGAGTGGCCGGCCCTATATCTGTCAAAGGCGAGTATGCGAACGGCAGTTTCTGGCTTCCGCTTGCCACGACCGAGGGTGCTCTGGTTGCCTCGATCAACAGGGGGTGCGGAGCCATCACCAAAGCCGGGGGTGCCGAGGTTCGTATTCTCAGGGATGGGATGACCCGTGCTCCCGTTTTTGCGGCGAAAAGCGTGGCGCACGCGGCTGAAGTTGCAAGATGGGCAGAGGACAATCTCCTTCTTTTAAAAGTCGCCGCCGAAGAAACCACTAATCACGGCGAGCTGATTGGACTAACCACCTATACGGCAGGCACAAGCGTTTTCATCCGCTTTGAGTTCGACACGAAGGATGCGATGGGCATGAACATGGCGACTATCGCCTCGGAAGCCGCGGCCCATCTGATAGAAGAGGAGACGAAAGCAAAACTGATCGCCGTTTCGGGGAACATGTGCTGCGACAAAAAACCCTCCGCAATAAACATTATCGAAGGTCGGGGCAAAACGGTTTCAGCCGGTGTTTTCCTCTCGGATGAACTTGTATCCACAGTTTTTAAAACCAACTCGGCGACCCTTGCCGAGGTCAACACCCGGAAAAATCTGACTGGTTCTGCCCGGGCGGCCTCCTTTGGATTCAATGCCCAGGCAGCGAACGTGGTCGCCGCCATGTTCATTGCCTGCGGACAGGACCCGGCGCATGTTGTTGAGGGAAGCAATACGATCACGACCGTGGATCTGGTCGAAGGGGGAGTCTATGTCTCGGTCACGCTTCCGTCGCTTCAGGTCGGAACGATCGGCGGGGGGACAAGTATTGCACCTCAGAACGCGAATCTTTCTCTGCTTGGCGTTGCCAACGGGGCGGAAAATCCGGGAGACAATGCAAAAGCGTTTGCCGAGATCGTGGCGTCCGGTGTTCTGGCCGGCGAGTTGTCGCTTCTTGGAGCGCTTGGGGCCCAGCATCTTGGAAAAGCTCACCGTGAACTTGGCAGAGGCGAAAAGTAA
- the thiE gene encoding thiamine phosphate synthase has translation MKYDLYVVTDENLSNGHSHAEIAKLAVEGGANVIQLRDKEMDSASLFAEAVKIRSITKDKALFIVNDRLDIALASKADGVHLGQSDLPVDVVRRLVPEGFIIGISIGSVEEALKGVQDGANYVAVSPVFSTGSKPDAGTGHGISCISAVRNAVQKEIPVLGIGGINCENIPEVIKAGLDGICVISAVVSAPDITKAAGNLCEKIRSAKNE, from the coding sequence ATGAAGTACGATCTCTATGTGGTAACCGACGAGAATCTCTCAAACGGCCATTCCCATGCAGAGATAGCAAAGCTGGCAGTTGAAGGAGGAGCAAACGTGATTCAGCTTCGCGACAAGGAGATGGATTCAGCATCCCTCTTTGCTGAAGCCGTGAAAATCCGCAGCATCACGAAAGATAAAGCCCTCTTCATCGTCAACGACCGGCTGGATATCGCTCTCGCCTCGAAAGCGGACGGCGTTCATCTGGGGCAGAGCGATCTGCCCGTGGACGTCGTACGACGCCTCGTTCCTGAGGGTTTCATCATAGGAATCTCGATCGGTTCGGTTGAAGAGGCACTGAAAGGAGTTCAGGACGGAGCGAATTATGTAGCGGTAAGTCCGGTTTTTTCGACGGGGTCGAAACCTGACGCCGGAACTGGTCACGGAATTTCCTGTATTTCTGCAGTAAGAAATGCAGTACAAAAAGAGATCCCTGTTCTCGGCATCGGCGGGATTAACTGCGAAAATATCCCTGAAGTGATCAAAGCAGGGTTAGACGGAATATGCGTCATATCCGCCGTGGTAAGTGCCCCAGATATTACAAAAGCCGCAGGCAATCTGTGTGAAAAGATCCGGAGTGCAAAAAATGAGTGA
- a CDS encoding TrpB-like pyridoxal phosphate-dependent enzyme, giving the protein MFPKDGHTTLTVDDIPKKWYNIAVDIGSPEILNPGTMKPVTHDDLAPVFCKSSVEQELDTTHRFIDIPEVVREAYAQFGRVTPLQRAYHLEQYLKTPAKIYFKREDVSPTGSHKLNSAIAQAYYNKRDGTEHLTTETGAGQWGSALSLSCNYFDLDLIVFMVKVSFEQKPFRRSIMETYGGTVYPSPSSVTEYGKSVLAKDPSYGGTLGTAITEAVEMAVKDPTGKTKYSLGSVANHVCMHQTVIGQELICQLNEIDVTPDHMIACVGGGSNFAGFTFPMIHKKLHGKVDTNFLAVEPSEVPSLTKGEYRYDFGDSGCITPMFKMHTLGHDFTPNAVHAGGLRYHGMNPLVSRLYDNKTINAVSYTQEQVFQATVTFARTEGIIPAPESSHAIRAAVELALEAKKKNEEQIIVFNLSGHGLLDMTGYANHFKTCKQTVIEV; this is encoded by the coding sequence ATGTTCCCGAAAGATGGTCATACGACCCTCACAGTGGATGATATCCCCAAAAAATGGTATAATATCGCTGTCGATATAGGTTCTCCGGAGATTCTCAATCCCGGGACAATGAAACCAGTGACTCATGATGATCTTGCCCCGGTTTTCTGTAAATCCTCGGTCGAGCAGGAACTCGACACGACGCACCGGTTCATCGATATCCCGGAAGTAGTCAGAGAAGCATATGCCCAGTTCGGCCGCGTTACGCCGCTTCAGCGTGCATATCATCTTGAACAGTACCTAAAAACGCCTGCCAAGATTTACTTCAAGCGTGAAGATGTCAGCCCGACGGGCAGCCACAAACTCAACAGCGCCATTGCTCAGGCATACTATAACAAACGTGACGGAACAGAACATCTGACCACCGAGACGGGAGCTGGTCAGTGGGGGTCTGCCTTATCACTCTCCTGTAACTACTTCGATCTTGATTTGATCGTTTTCATGGTCAAGGTGAGTTTTGAACAGAAACCGTTCCGCAGATCCATCATGGAAACCTACGGAGGCACCGTCTATCCCTCGCCGAGTTCGGTGACCGAGTATGGAAAATCCGTTCTGGCAAAAGACCCGTCGTACGGCGGAACTCTTGGAACTGCCATTACGGAAGCTGTTGAAATGGCCGTCAAAGATCCCACCGGCAAAACAAAGTACAGTCTGGGCAGTGTCGCTAATCACGTATGTATGCACCAGACCGTGATCGGTCAGGAGTTGATCTGCCAGTTGAATGAAATTGACGTCACGCCGGATCATATGATCGCATGCGTAGGAGGAGGAAGTAACTTTGCAGGATTTACCTTCCCGATGATCCATAAAAAACTCCATGGAAAAGTCGATACAAATTTCCTTGCTGTCGAGCCGTCCGAAGTACCTTCACTTACAAAAGGAGAATACCGGTATGATTTCGGTGATTCCGGCTGTATCACTCCGATGTTCAAAATGCATACGCTTGGGCACGACTTCACGCCGAATGCCGTTCACGCCGGCGGTCTTCGGTATCACGGCATGAATCCGCTCGTCTCAAGACTGTACGACAACAAAACCATCAATGCAGTATCCTATACGCAGGAGCAGGTTTTTCAGGCAACCGTTACCTTTGCGAGAACTGAAGGCATCATTCCGGCACCCGAGTCCTCTCACGCGATTCGGGCAGCTGTCGAACTTGCTCTTGAAGCAAAGAAAAAGAATGAGGAACAGATCATTGTCTTCAATCTTTCAGGGCACGGCCTGCTTGATATGACCGGATATGCAAATCACTTCAAAACCTGTAAACAGACAGTGATTGAAGTCTAA
- a CDS encoding phosphoribosylanthranilate isomerase has protein sequence MKCKICGIGSFADLKCAIDAGADAVGFLMGITHVTQDSVSPEEAAAMIKTLPPFIEPVAVTHLQDACSIIDLIQRSGCTTTQIQNTITPEDITLIRETLPYIRILKAVHVMDMSAVQTAQEAAVYADAIILDTRTPDRLGGTGLTHDWSISAKIVESSKIPVILAGGLTPENLAVAIERVHPYAVDVHTGVKKNGVRDAEKRKSFVRTAHTAV, from the coding sequence ATGAAATGTAAAATCTGCGGTATCGGAAGTTTTGCAGACCTGAAATGTGCCATCGACGCCGGGGCGGATGCGGTAGGTTTTCTGATGGGGATCACCCATGTGACCCAGGATTCCGTAAGCCCAGAGGAAGCGGCGGCGATGATAAAAACACTCCCCCCATTTATCGAACCGGTGGCAGTAACGCATCTGCAGGATGCATGTTCTATTATTGATCTCATCCAGCGATCCGGATGCACCACAACCCAGATCCAGAACACGATCACGCCAGAAGATATTACACTGATTCGGGAGACGCTGCCGTATATTCGGATCCTGAAAGCAGTTCATGTTATGGATATGTCAGCCGTACAAACAGCGCAAGAGGCAGCTGTCTATGCAGATGCGATCATTCTTGATACGCGAACTCCCGACAGGCTTGGAGGGACCGGACTTACACATGACTGGAGCATCAGTGCGAAAATCGTGGAATCATCAAAGATACCGGTGATCCTTGCCGGAGGTCTTACCCCGGAAAATCTGGCCGTGGCGATTGAGCGGGTTCACCCTTACGCGGTGGATGTTCACACAGGGGTAAAGAAAAATGGTGTCAGAGACGCCGAGAAGAGAAAATCATTCGTCAGGACTGCGCATACTGCCGTCTGA